In Sebastes fasciatus isolate fSebFas1 chromosome 8, fSebFas1.pri, whole genome shotgun sequence, the DNA window GTGTTTGTACGTACAGAGGTCATCAGACAGCAGCTCAGGAGTTTGAATCCTTCCCTCCTCGTACAGAGTTTTCTTCTGCAGGAAACGCTGCTTACTGGGATTCATGTGGGCTGAGCACACACAGGACATGGAttagttttacatttatttaatcacTCCATTTCTTCGGGTGTCTATTAGAGTCCAAAGTCTCACAAAAAAGCATCTCATAAGAGAAGAAATGGTTCAGTGTTGTGAgattacttgttttttttatagcgtttttttttgttttgcaaaataAAAGGCCTTTATCATAGAACTCAGAGTGCTGGTCCTTTACAGACCTGCTGATTTACCTGAGGGCTCCGGGGACGACGACTTCAGGGACCCCACAGGAGAGAGGCATTCTGGGACACCACAGAGTCCTGCTGTGGTCTGCCCTTTAGTGTCTGGTCCTGGGGGGGCCCCTGTGAGGGATGGAGACAGAGACCTGGAGACCAGAGACCTGGAGCTGGTCCCGTTAGATCTGATCTTGGAGCAAAGTTCGTACTGGGAAAAGCCTCGACTTTCATCGGTTTCACACGGATTggtgaaagaggaagaggaggaggggggtgggagagaggaggaggagtgcagCGGGCTAGGAGTGGTGAGGgagcagaaagaggaggagagctggGAGGGCTGGGAGGTGTCCTCCAGTGGTCCCAGTTTGGAAAGCTGGTTGGACAGAGTTTCAACATTGGAGTCAAGGGGGCGAGGGGGTCTGGGTAAGGACAGGCAGGGGGGCTGAAGGTGAGGGTGAGGAGGGTgatggaggggggaggaggTTGAAGAGCTGGTCCTCTTCATGATGACGTGAATGTCCTGAAGTTTTTCAAACACCTGCGAGGAGAACATGGACATGAGGAACAGAAGAGGATCCCAACAGGATCCCTGAGGAACACCATGCTGGTGTTAGGTACACATTTAGGGCTGGGTCGCACCAACAACGATTAATTTTAACCCTATTTAAAGCCCCAGTACAGccggttttacttcctgtttttggttctttctcaaacagagaatgggggtgtggttaatagtcagacgtaattcattaccatggcaaccagattgcatagTTTTTCAActcagtttagatgaatttactgttaatcagaccacaaatgagacaagaattagcgcaacacaccgactctcactcgctctcttctttaaacaaacaaacagtctcTCTGACCTCAGTCATGGCTggtctcttcttcctcttcttgtcAAGACACCTGCAGGCCAGAGCAACCACCTCCATACAGCCAGCAGGCTCCGCAGCGCCCCCTGCAGACACAACATGGGTACAGCAGCTGCAGGTAACCGGCAGGAAACATCacctgacacaaacacacacagactgactcACCTGTGATCAGCCGGTGGTCCAGCTGCTTCCTCCAGGCCTCTGCAGACGAACCGGTCCGACTCTCCTCGACCTCATCCACGAGGtccttctatacaaccagaaccagaaccacatCACTGAGCCAAACATCACACAACATTAAACAATGTTTTGATATTTGTACTGACTACTTACAGGTCTAGTTAtaaactatgtgtgtgtgtgtgtgtgtgttctgaccAGGAATCTCTCTCCTGACTCCCTGTCTTTCTCCAGAGCTCGGCGACCTGTCAGGACCTCCAACAACACCTGAAACACACCAGATACACGACATAATGACATAGGATGACATCAGTGGTGCCTTTAGCATCACTGCAATCGTTAGCTCATTGATTCATTTAGGATTGAttaagattatatatatatatatatatatatatatatatatacacattgaTTTGTACAGCACTTCTCAAAACCAATGTTCACAACATACtttgcagaaataaaaacaataaaaacaatgcagGAATGAAATCAgcagggtaaaaaaaaatctaaaatgtgcAGAACATTTGTTGAACAAACagactacatttcccatcagCCCCTGCGATGTCTCACCACTCCGAAGCTGTAGACGTCCACAGCGGTCCCAAGCTCTCCGTTCCTCACATATTCATCGGGCAGGTACGCCAGCGTTCCTCTGATAGTGGCCGTTTTACCGACTGACGCCGTCTGAGCCGCCGACCGTACTGACAAGCCACGAGACGCACACCGAGCCAGACCAAAGTCCGCCAGCTTCGCCACCAGGTGGCGGTCCAACAGGATGTTTGAactgcagagacacagagagacaaaagacCCCAATATTCAAACCAGGTAAAACTGGAAGCAGGTGTTGGAGTCTCCAAATACTTTCTACCTGTTTCTGAGTGGCTCGCTAAAGGTTCAGAGAATAATGTAGATATCTTTGATAACACAAAATCCCTTTGTAAACCTGTTTACATTTCTATTCATCACATGCACAGACATCCCGCCCCCTtctgacacaaaatgattatttaCCAATCTGCTGTCAATTCAACGAGTTAGGCTGCTTTCACGTTTGGTTACACACCGTAACATCAAGCGATGTTAGAGGACTAGCGAGAGCAGACCAGATTTGAGTGACCACAGAAAAACTGAGGAAGAAGGCCAACGCAGCATCAGAGGCTTCGTTTAGTGGCACACATCCTGACAAAACACTAAAAGCCCTTCGCCTATGGCGAGATCGTAGACTAACAGAGGTGATGACTGCGTGGCTGAAACGTTATGAAAAGACCATAAGAGGaagacagaaatgatgtctgCTGTTGGCGATGGACAACTTGGTGCTATGAGGAGCTCTCAGCCACTTTCATTGATTCAGATCAGCTGTGAGAGGAATAAAGGCTGGAGCCCTGATCCGGTCCACGCAGACCTACCTCTTGACGTCTCCGTGGATGAGCGCTGTGTGTTTGTCGGGGGGGGAGTGGAGGAACTGCAGTGCTGTTGCTGCTCCTTCAACAACACCAACTCTCTGAGACCAGGAGAGAGACGCACACtcctgacaacacacacacacacacacacacacacacacacacacacacacacacacacatcatatcAGGATAGAAACCTTCAAAACATCGGACAacacatacagtgtgtgtgtgtgtgtgtgtttcagtgtgttatgttacgtatatatctgtgtgtgtgtgtgtgtgtgtgtgtattacatTTTGCAGCTGGTCCTCCAGTGATTGGTGCTCCATGTAGCTGTAGATCAGACACACTGATCCGCGACCTTCACTGAAACCGAGCAGATCCACGATGTTCGGATGTCTGAACCTGAATAATAAATGTGCTTGTCTTAAACACTGTGAGCAGATctcatgtatactgtatatgtatatatatacataagggctgtcaaagttaacgggataataacatgttagcacaaattcattttgatgccactttaacgcattaacgcaacttgtgatttttaggttgtagcggactccgttttaaagctagagtgaagatactggcatcataaatatgtatttatatactgCATGGGATCTGTACCCACTTTGACAGTTTGTCCACTTCAGTCTGAAAGCTCTCCTTCAGCAGAGTCCAGTCCAGCAGACAATcctacaaaaacaacaacaacaacaaatcacaGTCCACTTCCTGTCAAAATGAGAGCCTGaagttgagaaagttaacattaaccaacgAACCAGATTAGCCGACCCGTACGCCGCTGGTAGACTACTTCAGGAGGAGTAGACGGCTggctaacgttagttagctagctaggtTGTCTGTCTCTGGAACTGCCTAGTAAGCTAGTTAGTTTGTCCGGAAACTGACAAtctagctagctaacgcctgctctcctcccggtgaagtagtctcctagcggcgaggagtgaggcagagggaccgtgacgCAGCGCTGTCCGCTGatgggctcattttctgtagcatGGGGGAATTAgcaaggtagctagctaactagccagtcgctaaatgagtgaaatttaacaacttaatgtttcatccacacactctggtcacggcgtaggaaagcacagtgctatcgccggatgagtgacaactttgtttggCTAATTTTCTGTGTTACATGACAGTATggcggaattagcaagctaagctagctaagtagccagtacagtatgtctgcgctgcgctgtgattggctgaccTGTTTGAGTCTCTTGACAGCACAGTCGGTGTTCCTCAGGGACGCTCTATACACGACTCCAAACCCTCCCTCCCCCACCTGCAGGGAGGGGGAGAACCCCGCCGTCCCAGCATGCACCTCTTCATACGACCAGCACATCACCCCGCTGTTGAGGGGCTGAGGGAcgccaccatcatcatcatcatcatcatcattatgcaGACCGTAGGGGGGCGGGGCCGGTCTGGGGAGgggtcttcctcctcttcctcctcctcctcgtcctcctccatcTACTAGATAAAGACCAGTAACtctattatatgttatattatattatatcacagTAGCTCTAGTTATgattatcatgattattattagtagtagtgttatTAGCATAATGTCTTAGCGTTATGCTAGCATAACGTCAGCTTATGCTACAtgtgttacctgtgtgtgtgtgtgtgtgtgtgtgtgtgtgtgtgtgcgtgcgtgcgtgtgtttgtgtgttacctGTCGGGCTCAGTCTGACAGTGCTCAGTGTGGACGAAGCCTCAGACGGTTtggtgggaggaggagaaggaggacgaggaggacgaggaggagggggaggagaagaggaggaaggctTCAGACTGGACGcccctgcagagagagagagagagagagagagagagagaggtaaacTGCAGTGTTTGACCCTTGACTCTACCGAGGTCAGAGGTGAGAGGTCATCAGAGGTCAGGGAACTCACAGCCTAGGATGACATCACGGGGGCGGAGCAGCTCCAGACGCTCCAACAGGTCGATCAGCTCCCCGACACGACCGTTCCTGTTCTCCAGTTGGTTCATCACCCAGTCCGTCCGCCTCTCCCTCTTCTCAGCCAATCGCACGGCAGTCTGATCACCCAGGACCTCTGAGGCTTcaaagtatatatacagtatataaaatgtgactgaacgttgtgaacacgggacatgaacatgCCAGCATCATAATCTCCtggataaaagccttgtgttagtTGGTCCCGTCCTCCTCCACTCCCACCCGCCCATTAAATTACGTCACTGCAGCGCTTTccctgagtgtttactgttgctgctgatggttttacattatagttaatggaatgcCCCGTGTGTCTCACCGGCGCTCAAAGGTGCCTCATGTGGCAGTACCAAACGCCAACAGCCGTCGTTATttggggcggcagtagctcagtccatagggacttggTCGCCAGTTCAAGTCCCCACATGGACCAAGTACGGAGTgtgaactggtagctggagagctgccagtttgcctcttgggcaaGGCACCAACCCACAACTGCTCAGGGCGCCTGTCAGGGGCAgccccctcgctctgacatctctccattaatgcatgtatataggtcctgtttgtgcacaTGTGTATTTCAGGcctgtgtgtaatgtgtgtgtaaaaaaacagagtgaaaaaattgaatttcttcacattcttcttcttcttcttattattatttaacgcTCTGGGAATAAGAACTGGCTGGTACACAtgaaatataatcaactaataaattatctATGTATTAATATAGattaagataaaactttattgatcctgaaattctacttttactgaagtacaacatctgagtacttcttccacccccACCCCGCCCCTAACCACATCTGTCCATGATTATTGTGGTTTCACAAACAGCTGGTTTAGTACCtcctaaattaaaatgaaatatgaatcattaaTAACCTAATAAACAGttaattaataatgtattatttatctTTGAGAAACAGGGCTTCAAATATCCCCCAGCTGTTAAAGGTTATTCTGAACCAAACAGAATCCACCTCCTCCAGGGTCCTCCTGGACCTGGTTCACCTCCTGTCCTCTGGGAGGCACCACACAACATCAGTCATTAACATCTACCATCACTGTCAGTAACCCTCCAACACCACATATGCACTGCTGCTATCTGCTGTTACACGTCAATATGAGTCATACTCACAGTATGCACAGTATGTACAtgtacatacttatatatatatactatatatataagtatgtacaTGTACATTATGTAGATgtaaatacttatatatatatattatttatataagtatgtaaaaataatatatatataagtatgtacatctacataatgtacatgtatatacttatatatatatatatatatatatatattattaataatatgaattaaCACCTGTATTTTGTTGTCCGTTATGTTTCCTTCTCTGTGTTCATAAATCTGGTTCTGATAGTGACCCATGAACACACCTGtagctcagacagacagacaggtacaggtacagacCGGTACAGGTAGGTTACAGCCTGTTAGCCAGTAGTAGACGGTGTTCTGGTTCTGACTCACCGAAGCGGGTCCATTCCCGGTCGGACAGTCCGTCCATCAGCCGGCAGAACTCCCAGAGGACGACGGGCGGCAGCTTGTAGAGGAACTGTCCTCTCAggtccgctgctgctgctgctgccgacaTGTTCTACTGTTCTAATGTTCTACTGTTCTGATGTTCTAATGTTCTAATGAGACTCAACGTTACCTGAAGCTAACAGCTACCAGCTAACAGCGACCGTTCACACCGGGACCCGGTTCACTCCGTCACATCAGAACCGTCCGGAACCAacaatttacaactttaaaaactctGTAAAATCCCAAACGTCACAGCTTCAGGTCCTCCGCTGCTTCCGCCCACAGCACGTTCAGACAGAGAGCCGCTTCCGGGTAGCAGCCCTCCAAAATAAAAGATCTGAACTGAACCTGAACACAAATAATGGGTCGcgtctattttatttatttatttatttttattttactgtatttatttatttatgtatttttaattttattcatttatttatttattttaattttattttatttatttgtatttttttattttttttttaaatttatttaatttatttaatttatttaatttatttaatttatttaatttatttaatttattttattaatttgcacagatataaaactgcacaaaatccagtcaatgaaaaaaaaacaagaaatgtgtcaggagaggtcaagaagccacaggcttatacaaaggacctccctccaaccccaggagaaaaaaaacaataacaaaaaagggagaaagatctaaactaacataattttaaaaatacaacaaaagttaaacaacaacaagaagtacacaaaatgtgcaaaacaacctaaccaaacagtggaaaacaatccaataaaaacaatgaaatacatacaaaaaatagtatagaagaaaagaaaatatatctaaacatatcaaaagataattagacatcacaaattaaatgtgatgataatttccttttaaaatgttctaaggataatgagctcttgataacatgtacTTTGgcgttccatatttgtacacttGGTCGCATCTAAAAGGAAACCCACAaactgcaaaaacttgcaaagacttcgcaacttgggggttacctcCTAGTCCCAAATAATGTTCCCCAACTTGAATATAATATACAAAgaggtttacacacacacacacacatacacacacaaacacacataaacaaacagaaaacaacaacataggtagaagaagaagaagaaataaataaagcaagcCTCATTCTGAGTATGCAGACAGCATGATATACAATGACatcatttaaagtaaaagtacatgaGGCTCATTAAAcgtgtatttatatattgatgtgtataataataataataataataagcattaTTATAGCAATTATAATCGTTAACACTCCATTGTTGAAGTTTTGCCCCTgtgaggacttttacttttttacagGAATTCCTGAATGAGGCCATCCTCTGTGCTCTGACTGAAGTTCCTCATTACCCCATCTGAACTACGGCAAGGGTGACAGCCTCCTCTCCACGTGTCTGCTtgtgtgcaaatgtgtgtgtgcgtgtgtgggtgtgtcttCACTCTCCAGTGCACACACTCAGcctttcacaaacacacaaagacacacactcacagacacacatttttaACTTCCTCTTGTCAAACTGAGATATTTCTGATGTTGTGGTTTGTTGAGGTGCACTTGAATGCATCGTTGGTTCAGTTCAGCGTGTAGTCAGGACTAATTAGAGTTTCAGAACTTGACAGTGAGTGAGGAGGTGTTGTCCAGTCTGtactctacctgctcaggtacaccgttcactacctgctcaggtacaccgtactctacctgctcaggtacaccgtgctctacctgctcaggtacaccgtgctctacctgctcaggtacactgTTCACTATGCTCAGGTacactgttcactacctgctcaggtacactgtactctacctgctcaggtacactgTTCACTTACTGCTCAGGTACATAGAATGGATATAGTATATACAGCACATACATACCTAataaagtacttttacttctgatACTTGAagcacattttatatatataaatactgtatatatatatatatatatatagagagagagagagatggatttACTGCTTCTACATCATCCtctattatcatcatcatcatacgtCAACATCTCCTACTACCATGATGTCCCCCATCCtccccatcctctcctcctcctccctccctcctccctccccctcctctcctctcctttctcctccctcctctcctctcctctgctctctcctctctcctccctcctgtcctccatctcctcctctcctctcctccatcctccatcctctcctttcctctcctctcctccctcccccgtcctctcctccccccctcctctcctccctcccccgtcctctcctccccccctcctctcctccccccctctccccccccccatcctcacctccctcccacccaccgtcctctcctcctccctccctccctccctcctctccatcctcctcctcctccctccatctcctctctctcctctcatcaggCGGCAGGATGGACGTCGTAAATCAGGTACAAACATCCACATCTACATGATATTTCTACATTGGTCTTCATCAtatcttcatcatctcagtGTTGTGATGGTCGTGCTGGTGCTCggggtgtgtttgtgtcgtGTTTTTCTGGTCGGCCCGCCGGGGCTTcgtgtttgtgtctgtctgccgGTGAATCATCTCGGTGTCGGGCCGCATCACGGAGATATTACCgatattcatattatttatattatcaaTACTGATTATATTCACAATAACAGCAGAATCAGAGAAAATCAAGTCCGACATCAGAAatcaaggagggtgaaaagaggaggtCTAGCGCGTCATCACCGCGTCATGTCTGTGGGGTTCCACACATGTGCAGTAACATCTGGTCTGCTGAAACTGTGCCAATAGCAGCGCAGGACCGCAGCTCCggtcacactgcgcatgcgtcaaACCTCATGGCTCAACACCAGTGTCCCATCCTCTTTCAACAGACCTTTACAGACATCAGGAAGATGTCTGCCTTAttcatgaattattatttttcatagaAATCGGTCTCTGTTGTTATCGATCTGGGCTGTATTACAGATGATCAttataaagataataataatcagaaaattactatatatattactgcaatatATTACTTCCATTTCTTACtgaaatataacaatatataaatatatattactgcaatcTACTAatgaaatattacaatatattactACTATATATTACTGCATTATATTACTGAAACATTACAATATATAACTACTCAATAGGCCTTGACAGAAATCAGGAAGATGTCTgttttattcatgaattattatttttcatataaatCTGTCTGTTGTTATCGATGTGTGCTGTATTACAGATGATCGTTATAAAGATGATAATAATCAGACTGTTACTGGGGGTCTGACTGTATTACAGATAATCATTATTCATTATCATTATATATTACTGAAATTAAATTACTACAATATATTACTACTATATActaatgtaatatattactgaaatattacaatatataaatacattatatgCAGAATATTACTATAATATATTACTACCATTTATTACTGcaatatattactatatattactGCATTATATTACTGAAACATTACAATATATAACTACAATATACTACTGCAATATACTAGTACAATATATTACTGCGATATATTACTGcaatattacaataatatataactaatatattaCTGCACAATGCTACTGTAATattactacaatatattaatgcAATATAGTACTGCAAtattattacaatatattaCTGCAATATAGTACTGCAATGTTATTACAATATATTACTGCAATATAGTACtgcattattattacaatatattaCTGCAGGAAGATGTCTgttttattcatgaattattatttttatagaaATCTGTCTCTGTTGTTATCGATCTGGGCTGTATTACATATAATCTTTATAAAGATAATAATCAGACTGTTACTGGGAGTCTGACTGTATTACATATAATCTTTCTAAAGATAATAATCAGATTGTTACTGGGGATCTGACTGTGTTGCAGataatcattatcattataTATTACTGAAATTAAATTACTACAATATATTACCACTATATACTACTGCAATATATTGCTGAAATATTACCATATATAAATGCAATATATTACTACCATATATTACTATTTATTACTGCAATATATTACTGCAAAATATTACTATAATATATTACTGCAATATATTACTTCCATGTATAActgaaatattacaatatataactacaatatattactgCAATATATTACTGCAATATAATAGTACAATATATTACTGTAATATATTACTGCACAATATTACTACACTATGctactgtaatattacaacaaTATATAACTGCAATATTACTACAATATATTACTGCAATATAGTACTGCAATATTACTACAATATATTACttcaatattacaatatattactgcaatattactacaatatattactgcaatattataatatattataatatattactacaatatattacttcaatattacaatatattacaatatataacTACAATATAGTACTGCAATATTACTACAATATATTACCTCAATATTACTACAATATATTACtgcaatattataatatattataatatattactacaatatattacttcaatattacaatatattacaatatataacTACAATATAGTACTGCAATATTACTACAATATATTACCTCAATATTACTACAATATATAACTGCAATATAGTACTGCAATATTCCTACAATATATTGCTTCAATATTCCTACAATATATTACTGCAATATAGTACTGCAATATTCCTACAATATATTACTTCAATATTACAATATAGTACTGCAATATTACTACAATATATTACTGCAATATTACTACAATATAGTACTGCAATATTACTACAATATATTACTGCAATATTACTACAATATATAACTACAATATAGTACTGCAATATTACTACAATATATTACTGCAATATAGTACTGCAATATTACTGCAATATTACAATATAGTACTGCAATATTACTACAATATATTACTTCAATATTACTACAATATATTACTGCAATATAGTACTGCAATATTACAATATAGTACTGCAATATTACTACAATATATTACTTCAATATTACTACAATATATTACTACAATATATTACTGCAATAGCTGAACAGGTTGTGTCCAGGGTTTGAAGGGCCTGCAGTGATGCTTCCTGCCTATTTCCTGACACTCGAGGTGTCTAAGTCCTGGATGGAGGGTAGACTGGCACCAGTGATTTTCTCTGCTGTCCTGACTGTCCATTGTAGTCTGTTACGGTCCTGTTTGGTTGCTGATCCAAACCACACAGTGACGGATGTGCAGAGAACAGACTGGATTATTGCAGTGTAGAACTGGATCAGCAGCTCCTGAGGCAGGTTGAACTTCCTGAGCTGACGCAGGAAGTACTGTAtctcctctgctgggccttttTTTCCTGATGGTGTCTATGTTGGCAGTCCACTTGAGTTCCTGGGAGATGGTGGATCCCAGAAACCTGAAGCCTTCCTGTCGCGGGGTTCTACTtcaaaacatgaaaacactGGCGTAGTTGAAAAACGTTGTATTAGACCCTTTTATTATGCCGGCCTCCCAAAGTGCAAACAGTGGTAATATTTACAAAAggtgaaaaaatagaaaataagctatgtacaaaaacatcaaatagcACTGAAAATTGAGTTCCTCAATAACTCCATACTTTTCTGTCAGaaacaggcaaaaaaaacaatccaaaaTGCAATCTGTAAATTCAATGAATGTTACCTTCTGTGTAACCACTTCAAGATCAGACTGACTTTACCAGGCCAAGATGACCCCCTTTTAAACTAATAGCCCCTCCCATGGGCGTATTACTGACACAGAAATTTACAATTTACAACATTCTTCAGCAGAGAAGACATTTGTAGCCCCTTTAACCTAGAGGCGTATTTTGCATATCAATTCTACACCTCTGTCTAAACATTCCCCCCAACCAAAACAAGTTAATTTGCAACAAAAtcacaatgaaaaataataaacatatttatgcTGATCACATGACATTAATAACGCACAAGAACGCTCTTTTTAACTAGTAATAAGTCAGTAGTAATTCATTatcatggcaaccagattgcatcgtttttcaacccagtttagatgaattcaCTGTTTAttagaccacaaatgagacaagaattagcgcaacacaacgactctctctcactcgctctcttctttaccgtctcctcctggcgaggcggccgtctggctgctgctgcaccgaggagctGCACCGCCGCACGCCGGCCACAGCTCACCAgaggacggatagacatgttgccgaggtccgccgtttgaaatgcagtttcgggacgttttggaggtgcaCCGTCCACCAAGGTGGACTGAAAGTTGTACGCGCCCCGTCGTTCAGACCTGTTAGAGCCCGGCAAACCCCCGGTATTGTctgctttccgttaatttatctcTAGCAGGAGGAGACGGCAAAGAaggtgcgagagagagagacagtcagtgtgttgtgttaattctgCCGGTGGGTTTCCGTGTAATCTACTGCGTTGATTTCACCCGTTCACACACAAATGCCTTGGTGAAattaacacactaaactaaggtggatgaaaaaaaatacaatgaaaaccctcagttagctaatgaaacaagttgggctagctaactaactagaacaaactgacagacagataaacacatTTATCAGTTCGCTGCTCAGACTCAAACGAGCATGAGTGcgcctgcagcttggaggatgacctttgacctgcagcttctactatagtcagacGTCATATTCCCGTTTTgtcaacaaccttttttttttttgctgtccacttgtgatctgatgaCTGAGG includes these proteins:
- the irak1 gene encoding interleukin-1 receptor-associated kinase 1 isoform X2; this translates as MSAAAAAADLRGQFLYKLPPVVLWEFCRLMDGLSDREWTRFASEVLGDQTAVRLAEKRERRTDWVMNQLENRNGRVGELIDLLERLELLRPRDVILGWASSLKPSSSSPPPPPRPPRPPSPPPTKPSEASSTLSTVRLSPTDGGGRGGGGRGGRPLPRPAPPPYGLHNDDDDDDDGGVPQPLNSGVMCWSYEEVHAGTAGFSPSLQVGEGGFGVVYRASLRNTDCAVKRLKQDCLLDWTLLKESFQTEVDKLSKFRHPNIVDLLGFSEGRGSVCLIYSYMEHQSLEDQLQNECASLSWSQRVGVVEGAATALQFLHSPPDKHTALIHGDVKSSNILLDRHLVAKLADFGLARCASRGLSVRSAAQTASVGKTATIRGTLAYLPDEYVRNGELGTAVDVYSFGVVLLEVLTGRRALEKDRESGERFLKDLVDEVEESRTGSSAEAWRKQLDHRLITGGAAEPAGCMEVVALACRCLDKKRKKRPAMTEVFEKLQDIHVIMKRTSSSTSSPLHHPPHPHLQPPCLSLPRPPRPLDSNVETLSNQLSKLGPLEDTSQPSQLSSSFCSLTTPSPLHSSSSLPPPSSSSSFTNPCETDESRGFSQYELCSKIRSNGTSSRSLVSRSLSPSLTGAPPGPDTKGQTTAGLCGVPECLSPVGSLKSSSPEPSAHMNPSKQRFLQKKTLYEEGRIQTPELLSDDLYGGRSCVRGPEESDELDYLPA
- the irak1 gene encoding interleukin-1 receptor-associated kinase 1 isoform X1 — protein: MSAAAAAADLRGQFLYKLPPVVLWEFCRLMDGLSDREWTRFASEVLGDQTAVRLAEKRERRTDWVMNQLENRNGRVGELIDLLERLELLRPRDVILGWASSLKPSSSSPPPPPRPPRPPSPPPTKPSEASSTLSTVRLSPTVDGGGRGGGGRGGRPLPRPAPPPYGLHNDDDDDDDGGVPQPLNSGVMCWSYEEVHAGTAGFSPSLQVGEGGFGVVYRASLRNTDCAVKRLKQDCLLDWTLLKESFQTEVDKLSKFRHPNIVDLLGFSEGRGSVCLIYSYMEHQSLEDQLQNECASLSWSQRVGVVEGAATALQFLHSPPDKHTALIHGDVKSSNILLDRHLVAKLADFGLARCASRGLSVRSAAQTASVGKTATIRGTLAYLPDEYVRNGELGTAVDVYSFGVVLLEVLTGRRALEKDRESGERFLKDLVDEVEESRTGSSAEAWRKQLDHRLITGGAAEPAGCMEVVALACRCLDKKRKKRPAMTEVFEKLQDIHVIMKRTSSSTSSPLHHPPHPHLQPPCLSLPRPPRPLDSNVETLSNQLSKLGPLEDTSQPSQLSSSFCSLTTPSPLHSSSSLPPPSSSSSFTNPCETDESRGFSQYELCSKIRSNGTSSRSLVSRSLSPSLTGAPPGPDTKGQTTAGLCGVPECLSPVGSLKSSSPEPSAHMNPSKQRFLQKKTLYEEGRIQTPELLSDDLYGGRSCVRGPEESDELDYLPA